A window of the Microbacterium sp. AZCO genome harbors these coding sequences:
- a CDS encoding helix-turn-helix domain-containing protein has product MSDGGPTLTARQPRAIRSALTVLEAVAEIGAGATARELSDALGLPRATTYRLLNLLVQDEYLVRTPDLSGFALGAKVVHLAAAAAPVRLPAAARDVIAEVRRSVRGGLHVVRFDDARVVVADADPDFPLSDPVRLVREPERFALGRVLLVEQGASGAVVDAAASDLDRWGAARQTELATGMGCLAVPIRDAAGGLAGAIGFSGARHRVEEPTPLVEVLVPAARRLAPLLA; this is encoded by the coding sequence GTGAGCGACGGCGGTCCCACGCTCACGGCGCGCCAGCCGCGCGCCATCCGGAGCGCGCTCACCGTGCTCGAGGCCGTCGCCGAGATCGGCGCGGGCGCGACCGCGCGCGAGCTGTCCGACGCGCTCGGCCTTCCTCGTGCGACGACGTACCGACTCCTGAACCTCCTGGTGCAGGACGAGTACCTCGTGCGCACCCCCGATCTGTCGGGCTTCGCGCTCGGAGCCAAGGTCGTGCACCTCGCCGCCGCCGCGGCGCCGGTCCGCCTCCCCGCGGCGGCCCGCGACGTCATCGCCGAGGTGCGGCGCTCCGTCCGAGGAGGTCTGCACGTCGTGCGCTTCGACGACGCCCGCGTCGTCGTCGCCGACGCGGACCCCGACTTTCCGCTGAGCGACCCGGTCCGCCTCGTCCGCGAGCCGGAGCGGTTCGCCCTGGGCCGCGTCCTGCTCGTCGAGCAGGGGGCGTCGGGTGCCGTCGTCGACGCCGCGGCATCCGACCTCGATCGGTGGGGAGCGGCGCGCCAGACCGAGCTGGCCACGGGCATGGGATGCCTCGCCGTGCCCATCCGCGATGCCGCGGGCGGCCTCGCGGGCGCGATCGGGTTCTCGGGTGCGCGTCACCGGGTGGAGGAGCCGACGCCGCTCGTGGAGGTGCTCGTCCCCGCGGCGCGGCGTCTCGCGCCTCTGCTGGCCTGA
- a CDS encoding YchJ family metal-binding protein, whose product MSFGQAAGRGGRPGFAVVRGEEPCPCGSGLRFDACCRPLHEGAAATTAESLMRSRYSAFVVGNEDHVAGTWHPGTRPPSIDLDARLRWTGLTIVATTGGGAGDRRGTVEFRASWRDGADRGVLHETSRFVFQSDRWWYLDGDVR is encoded by the coding sequence ATGTCGTTCGGACAGGCCGCGGGGCGCGGCGGGCGTCCCGGATTCGCCGTGGTGCGCGGCGAGGAGCCGTGTCCGTGCGGGAGCGGCCTGCGATTCGACGCGTGCTGCCGGCCGTTGCACGAGGGCGCGGCCGCGACGACGGCGGAGAGCCTGATGCGGTCGCGCTACTCGGCGTTCGTCGTCGGGAACGAGGATCACGTCGCCGGGACGTGGCATCCCGGAACCCGCCCGCCGTCGATCGACCTCGACGCGCGCCTGCGCTGGACCGGGCTCACCATCGTCGCGACGACCGGAGGCGGAGCCGGAGACCGGCGGGGCACCGTCGAGTTCCGCGCGTCGTGGCGCGACGGCGCGGACCGCGGCGTGCTGCACGAGACGAGCCGTTTCGTCTTCCAGTCCGACCGCTGGTGGTACCTCGACGGAGACGTGCGCTAG
- a CDS encoding TraR/DksA C4-type zinc finger protein — protein sequence MTEPADLLADERAAALARLETIDAEMAELRLDRGRESADDEHDPEGATLSGEWSKLAGIRDATAAELTDIDAALTRIAEGTYGVCADCGRAIPAARLEARPTATRCVDCAAKAGG from the coding sequence GTGACCGAGCCGGCCGATCTCCTCGCCGACGAGCGCGCCGCCGCGCTCGCGCGGCTCGAGACGATCGACGCCGAGATGGCCGAGCTGCGCCTCGACCGCGGGCGGGAGTCGGCCGACGACGAGCACGACCCCGAGGGGGCGACGCTGTCGGGGGAGTGGTCGAAGCTCGCGGGGATCCGCGATGCGACCGCCGCCGAGCTGACCGACATCGACGCCGCCCTGACCCGCATCGCCGAGGGCACCTACGGCGTGTGCGCCGACTGCGGCCGGGCGATCCCGGCGGCGCGGCTCGAAGCCCGGCCGACGGCGACGCGCTGCGTCGACTGCGCCGCGAAGGCGGGCGGCTGA
- a CDS encoding amino acid permease produces the protein MGLRQQVLRRKPIVPPTATPGGLARKLTTFQLTMLGVGATVGTGIFFVMHEAVPLAGPAVLLSFLLAGVAAGLSALCYAEMASAVPVSGSTYSYAYATMGEIVAMGVAACLVLEYGVSTAAVASGWSGYLNLLLSDVIGWRLPPELSSAPAEGGILNLPAVVLVGLCALLLIRGTRESAVVNVVMVIIKLGVLVMFGAIAFTAFNADHFADFAPHGAAGVTAAAGTIFFTFIGLDAVSTAGDEVRDPQRALPRAILSALAVVVAVYLFVAVAALGTQPWQDFSDPAQQEAGLAVILQDVVGATWPGTVLAAGAVISIFSVTLVTLFGQTRILFTIGRDGLLPKAFARVNPRTHTPEFATVVVAIVVAALAGFVPLSNLWDLVSVGTLVAFIVVSIGVIVLRRTRPDLPRGFRVPLYPVVPILSVLTCLYVMSGLPPTTFLWFLVWLAVVLGFYLLWGRHHATLADPVAEAREEAGE, from the coding sequence GTGGGTCTTCGTCAGCAGGTGCTCCGGCGCAAGCCGATCGTCCCGCCCACCGCGACGCCCGGAGGGCTCGCGCGCAAGCTGACGACGTTCCAGCTCACGATGCTCGGCGTCGGCGCGACCGTCGGCACGGGGATCTTCTTCGTCATGCACGAGGCCGTCCCGCTCGCCGGGCCCGCCGTGCTCCTGTCCTTCCTCCTCGCCGGCGTCGCGGCGGGGCTCTCCGCCCTCTGCTACGCCGAGATGGCGTCCGCCGTGCCCGTGTCCGGCTCGACGTACTCGTACGCCTACGCGACGATGGGCGAGATCGTCGCGATGGGCGTCGCCGCCTGTCTCGTGCTCGAGTACGGCGTCTCGACCGCCGCCGTCGCATCGGGATGGAGCGGCTACCTCAACCTGCTGCTGTCCGACGTGATCGGCTGGCGCCTGCCGCCCGAGCTGAGCTCCGCGCCCGCGGAGGGCGGCATCCTGAACCTCCCCGCCGTCGTGCTCGTGGGCCTCTGCGCACTGCTGCTCATCCGCGGCACACGCGAATCGGCGGTCGTCAACGTGGTCATGGTGATCATCAAGCTCGGCGTGCTCGTGATGTTCGGCGCCATCGCCTTCACCGCCTTCAACGCCGACCACTTCGCCGACTTCGCGCCCCACGGGGCCGCGGGCGTCACGGCGGCGGCGGGCACCATCTTCTTCACCTTCATCGGCCTCGACGCCGTCTCGACCGCGGGCGACGAGGTGCGCGATCCGCAGCGCGCGCTGCCCCGCGCGATCCTCAGTGCGCTCGCCGTCGTCGTCGCCGTCTACCTCTTCGTCGCGGTCGCGGCGCTCGGCACGCAGCCCTGGCAGGACTTCTCCGACCCCGCGCAGCAGGAGGCCGGGCTCGCCGTCATCCTGCAGGACGTCGTCGGGGCGACCTGGCCGGGCACGGTGCTCGCGGCGGGTGCCGTCATCTCGATCTTCTCGGTGACGCTCGTGACCCTCTTCGGCCAGACGCGCATCCTCTTCACGATCGGGCGCGACGGCCTGCTGCCGAAGGCGTTCGCCCGCGTCAACCCGCGCACGCACACGCCGGAGTTCGCCACCGTCGTCGTCGCGATCGTCGTCGCGGCGCTGGCCGGGTTCGTGCCGCTCTCGAACCTGTGGGACCTCGTGTCGGTCGGAACGCTCGTGGCCTTCATCGTCGTCTCCATCGGCGTCATCGTGCTGCGCCGGACGCGCCCCGATCTGCCGCGCGGCTTCCGCGTGCCGCTGTACCCCGTCGTGCCGATCCTCTCGGTGCTCACCTGCCTGTACGTCATGTCGGGCCTCCCGCCGACGACGTTCCTCTGGTTCCTCGTGTGGCTCGCCGTCGTGCTCGGCTTCTACCTGCTGTGGGGCCGCCACCACGCGACGCTCGCCGATCCTGTCGCCGAGGCCCGCGAGGAGGCGGGGGAGTAG
- the mmuM gene encoding homocysteine S-methyltransferase translates to MATLGEALAAGPVVLDGGLGTLLEARGNDLSSSLWSAQLLLDKPAEIRQAHEEFFAAGARIAITASYQVSYEALETEGLDPRAVDLLLIRSVQLARAARHGAGLDGQAWVAASVGPYGASLADGSEYTGDYGLTVAELRAWHRPRLQALAAADPDILAIETIPSLAEVEAITAELRGLGVPAWLSVTVQGGRLRSGDDLAAAFAVAAAAPEIVAVGVNCCDADDVAPALAVARSVTAKPLVAYPNSGESWDAEHRAWSGMGEPLHSHVGEWLAAGARLVGGCCRVGPSQIRDVATAVAAEPAREQTEPLR, encoded by the coding sequence ATGGCGACCCTCGGCGAGGCACTCGCGGCCGGGCCGGTCGTGCTGGACGGCGGCCTCGGCACCCTGCTCGAGGCACGCGGCAACGATCTGTCGTCGTCGCTGTGGTCGGCGCAGCTGCTGCTCGACAAGCCGGCCGAGATCCGCCAGGCGCACGAGGAGTTCTTCGCCGCCGGCGCCCGCATCGCCATCACCGCGTCGTATCAGGTGAGCTACGAGGCGCTCGAGACCGAGGGGCTCGACCCGCGCGCCGTCGACCTCCTCCTCATCCGCAGCGTGCAGCTCGCGCGTGCGGCGCGGCACGGTGCGGGACTCGACGGGCAGGCGTGGGTCGCGGCATCCGTCGGTCCCTACGGGGCGTCCCTCGCCGACGGCAGCGAGTACACGGGCGACTACGGGCTGACGGTCGCCGAGCTGCGCGCCTGGCATCGTCCGCGTCTGCAGGCCCTCGCGGCGGCGGATCCCGACATCCTCGCGATCGAGACGATTCCGTCCCTCGCCGAGGTCGAGGCGATCACCGCGGAGCTGCGCGGCCTCGGCGTGCCCGCGTGGCTGAGCGTCACGGTCCAGGGCGGGCGGCTGCGCTCGGGCGACGACCTGGCCGCCGCCTTCGCCGTCGCGGCGGCCGCGCCCGAGATCGTCGCCGTGGGGGTCAACTGCTGCGATGCCGACGACGTCGCGCCCGCGCTCGCCGTGGCCCGCTCGGTGACCGCCAAGCCCCTCGTCGCCTATCCCAACAGCGGGGAGAGCTGGGATGCCGAGCACCGCGCCTGGTCCGGCATGGGCGAGCCGCTGCACAGCCACGTCGGCGAGTGGCTCGCGGCGGGCGCGCGGCTCGTGGGTGGATGCTGCCGCGTCGGCCCGTCGCAGATCCGCGACGTGGCGACCGCCGTCGCCGCGGAACCCGCACGGGAGCAGACCGAGCCGCTACGCTGA
- a CDS encoding APC family permease: protein MTALERAIARPQPVHDFADASPLEGLERRSVGFLDVLGQSVSAVAPSAAATTMILLVAGVATPGDTVVAVVVAALLSLVVARTINQFARRMVTSGSLFTYVAKGLGPAASIATAGAGILGYGFVSVFALLGGAHYLAILAERVWPGFTGPLSMPALLLCEGAVLAVVLVRGIRLSTRLALVVEVLSVVLIALLLVALIALIGPVDPALVVPSAGVSAPAIAAGAMLALTAFVGFESASTLGVEARAPLRNIPRAITGTVVVAGLLYVLAAYTQVAGFAALGLDLAESESPVNDLATAYGVDQWGALADIGIAASFLACAIASATALTRVLFAMGRDGIVPRRFGTVHARFRTPIAAVVVTVPLIVLIPVGIVVAGIGVWDAMEVVIVVAGVGYIVAYALVCIAAPFFLRRIGELTVGAGLLSALAAVALIGGLSVYLVVEATGGNPGVWVALALAVLLGALVAWRSRRGAPPLDGIGSYDEPVASEVLGGVARREAR, encoded by the coding sequence ATGACCGCGCTCGAGCGCGCCATCGCCCGGCCGCAGCCGGTCCACGACTTCGCCGACGCGTCGCCTCTCGAGGGGTTGGAGCGCCGCAGCGTCGGCTTCCTCGACGTGCTCGGCCAGTCGGTCTCGGCGGTGGCGCCCTCCGCGGCCGCGACGACGATGATCCTGCTGGTCGCGGGCGTCGCGACGCCGGGCGACACCGTGGTCGCCGTGGTCGTCGCGGCGCTCCTGTCGCTCGTGGTCGCTCGCACGATCAACCAGTTCGCGCGCCGCATGGTGACGAGCGGGTCGCTCTTCACGTACGTCGCGAAGGGCCTGGGGCCTGCGGCGTCCATCGCGACAGCGGGTGCCGGCATCCTGGGCTACGGATTCGTGTCGGTGTTCGCCCTGCTCGGCGGCGCGCACTATCTGGCGATCCTCGCCGAGCGCGTCTGGCCGGGCTTCACCGGCCCCCTCTCGATGCCGGCGCTGCTGCTGTGCGAGGGCGCTGTGCTGGCCGTCGTGCTCGTGCGCGGCATCCGGCTGTCGACTCGTCTGGCGCTCGTCGTCGAGGTGCTCTCGGTGGTGCTGATCGCCCTGCTCCTCGTCGCGCTGATCGCACTCATCGGTCCTGTCGACCCGGCGCTCGTCGTGCCGTCGGCGGGTGTGTCGGCCCCGGCGATCGCGGCGGGCGCCATGCTCGCGCTGACGGCGTTCGTCGGTTTCGAGAGTGCGTCGACCCTCGGGGTCGAGGCCCGCGCACCGTTGCGCAACATCCCGCGCGCCATCACCGGGACGGTCGTGGTGGCCGGCCTCCTCTACGTGCTCGCCGCGTACACCCAGGTCGCCGGCTTCGCAGCGCTCGGCCTCGATCTCGCCGAGTCCGAATCCCCGGTCAACGACCTCGCGACCGCCTACGGCGTCGACCAGTGGGGGGCGCTCGCGGACATCGGCATCGCCGCGTCGTTCCTCGCCTGCGCGATCGCCTCCGCGACCGCCCTCACGCGCGTGCTCTTCGCGATGGGGCGCGACGGCATCGTGCCGCGCCGCTTCGGGACGGTCCACGCGCGATTCCGCACCCCGATCGCGGCCGTCGTCGTCACGGTGCCGCTCATCGTGCTGATCCCCGTCGGCATCGTCGTGGCGGGCATCGGCGTGTGGGACGCGATGGAGGTCGTCATCGTCGTCGCGGGCGTCGGCTACATCGTCGCGTACGCCCTGGTGTGCATCGCGGCCCCGTTCTTCCTCCGGCGCATCGGAGAGCTCACCGTGGGAGCAGGCCTCCTGTCCGCGCTCGCCGCCGTCGCGCTGATCGGGGGCCTCAGCGTGTATCTCGTCGTGGAGGCGACGGGAGGCAACCCCGGCGTCTGGGTCGCCCTCGCGCTCGCCGTCCTGCTGGGCGCCCTCGTGGCCTGGAGGTCGCGCCGGGGAGCGCCACCGCTCGACGGCATCGGCTCCTATGACGAGCCGGTCGCATCCGAGGTGCTGGGGGGCGTCGCCCGGCGGGAGGCGCGGTGA
- a CDS encoding cation diffusion facilitator family transporter — protein sequence MAPSRPSPAVSSPDSDDAQSESVLTVLVALAANALIAVAKTVAAMLTGSASMVAEAAHSWADTGNEVLLWIAGRRSSRPADERHPLGYGREAYVWSLFAAFGLFAIGSVISITHGVQELITPEPADLFIVSYIVLGIAFVLEGISFLRALRQARQLARTSEHDLLEYVVRTSDPTLRAVFFEDAGALVGLVIAFVGIFLHQITGSAVPDAIGSILVGVLLGVIAIGLIVQNRRFLIGVAVDPRIRSAALRGLLEHPQITAVTYLHIEYVGPGRVVIVAAIDLAGDELEHTVARRLNDLEDELETQRRVARAILTLSRPGATPLTPDVTV from the coding sequence ATGGCCCCGTCCCGTCCGTCGCCCGCCGTGTCCTCCCCGGACTCCGACGACGCGCAGTCCGAGTCCGTCCTCACCGTGCTCGTGGCGCTCGCGGCCAACGCGCTCATCGCGGTCGCGAAGACCGTCGCCGCGATGCTCACCGGCTCCGCGTCGATGGTCGCGGAGGCCGCGCACTCCTGGGCCGACACGGGCAACGAGGTGCTGCTCTGGATCGCGGGGCGCCGGTCGTCCCGGCCCGCCGATGAGCGGCATCCGCTCGGCTACGGACGCGAAGCGTACGTCTGGTCGCTCTTCGCCGCCTTCGGCCTGTTCGCGATCGGGTCCGTCATCTCCATCACGCACGGCGTGCAGGAGCTCATCACACCCGAGCCCGCCGATCTCTTCATCGTGTCGTACATCGTGCTCGGCATCGCCTTCGTCCTGGAGGGCATCTCGTTCCTGCGGGCACTCCGCCAGGCGCGGCAGCTGGCCCGCACGAGCGAGCACGATCTGCTCGAGTACGTCGTCCGCACCTCCGACCCGACGCTGCGCGCCGTCTTCTTCGAGGATGCCGGCGCCCTCGTCGGACTCGTCATCGCGTTCGTCGGCATCTTCCTGCACCAGATCACGGGGTCGGCCGTGCCCGACGCGATCGGCTCGATCCTCGTCGGGGTGCTGCTGGGCGTCATCGCGATCGGGCTCATCGTGCAGAACCGGCGCTTCCTCATCGGGGTCGCCGTCGACCCGCGCATCCGTTCGGCGGCGCTGCGCGGACTGCTCGAGCATCCGCAGATCACGGCCGTCACCTACCTGCACATCGAGTACGTCGGGCCGGGCCGCGTCGTCATCGTCGCCGCCATCGACCTCGCCGGCGACGAGCTCGAGCACACCGTCGCCCGGCGCCTCAACGACCTCGAGGACGAGCTCGAGACGCAGCGGCGCGTCGCTCGCGCGATCCTCACCCTCTCGCGCCCCGGCGCGACCCCGCTCACCCCCGACGTCACGGTGTGA
- a CDS encoding APC family permease: protein MTQLESPGVEASAKRTLRGSLGVTAIVFMVVAAASPLTVVGGAAPLGILLGNGVGFPALYAISAVILLLFAVGLAAMSRHIPKPGAFFTYVGYGLGRSTGLAAAWIAMLTYTTIQVSVYGYLGYILSYTVSSLGGPAIPWWLMSLAMIALVGVLGYRHIDLSSKVLGILLVAEVGVVLVLVAAVVFSGGAEGLSLAPFAPENIGSGSPGVGLMFAIAAFIGFEATAIFRDEARDPNTTIPRATYAAVIGIGVFYTLASWGLVMAWGPSAIVDQAAADPGSLILRTMAEYLGTAGEIITNVLLITSMFACVLSFHNVITRYQHSMANAGVLPDRLGAVHATHLSPHVSSLVQTVTSVVLIGVFAAFQLDPVLAVFTWFAGVATLAIAILMALTSVAVIVYFLKSRKDGRVWNTIVAPALGFIGLVLSAVLITAYFPIMVGDVAADGTPVFGAVSWFLLALVVIFPAIGYVQAAWIRKRRPAAYAKLTDTIAG from the coding sequence ATGACCCAGCTCGAATCACCCGGCGTCGAGGCGTCCGCGAAGCGGACCCTCCGCGGCTCGCTGGGCGTCACGGCGATCGTCTTCATGGTCGTGGCGGCCGCCTCCCCGCTCACCGTCGTCGGCGGAGCGGCCCCGCTCGGCATCCTCCTCGGCAACGGCGTCGGCTTCCCCGCGCTGTACGCCATCAGCGCCGTCATCCTGCTGCTGTTCGCGGTGGGACTCGCGGCGATGTCCCGCCACATCCCCAAGCCGGGCGCCTTCTTCACGTACGTCGGCTACGGACTCGGTCGCTCGACGGGACTCGCCGCCGCGTGGATCGCGATGCTCACCTACACGACCATCCAGGTCTCGGTCTACGGCTACCTCGGCTACATCCTGAGCTACACGGTGTCGTCGCTCGGCGGGCCGGCGATCCCGTGGTGGCTCATGTCCCTCGCCATGATCGCGCTCGTGGGGGTGCTCGGCTACCGGCACATCGACCTCTCCTCCAAGGTCCTCGGCATCCTGCTCGTCGCCGAGGTGGGCGTCGTCCTCGTGCTCGTCGCCGCCGTCGTCTTCTCGGGAGGTGCGGAGGGGCTGAGCCTCGCGCCGTTCGCACCCGAGAACATCGGCAGCGGGTCGCCGGGCGTCGGCCTCATGTTCGCGATCGCGGCCTTCATCGGCTTCGAGGCCACGGCGATCTTCCGCGACGAGGCGCGCGACCCGAACACGACCATCCCGCGGGCGACGTATGCCGCCGTCATCGGCATCGGCGTCTTCTACACGCTCGCGTCGTGGGGTCTCGTGATGGCGTGGGGACCGAGCGCCATCGTCGATCAGGCCGCGGCCGACCCCGGCAGCCTCATCCTGCGCACGATGGCCGAGTACCTCGGCACGGCGGGCGAGATCATCACCAACGTCCTGCTCATCACGTCGATGTTCGCCTGCGTCCTGTCGTTCCACAACGTCATCACGCGCTACCAGCACTCGATGGCGAACGCCGGCGTCCTTCCCGACCGGCTCGGCGCCGTGCACGCCACGCACCTCTCGCCGCACGTGTCGTCCCTCGTCCAGACGGTCACCTCCGTCGTGCTGATCGGCGTCTTCGCGGCGTTCCAGCTCGACCCCGTGCTGGCCGTCTTCACCTGGTTCGCGGGGGTCGCGACGCTCGCGATCGCGATCCTCATGGCCCTCACGTCCGTCGCCGTCATCGTCTACTTCCTCAAGAGCAGGAAGGACGGCCGCGTCTGGAACACCATCGTCGCTCCCGCGCTCGGCTTCATCGGGCTCGTGCTGTCGGCGGTGCTCATCACGGCGTACTTCCCGATCATGGTCGGCGACGTCGCCGCCGACGGCACACCGGTCTTCGGCGCCGTCAGCTGGTTCCTCCTCGCGCTCGTCGTGATCTTCCCCGCGATCGGCTATGTCCAGGCCGCGTGGATCAGGAAGCGCCGACCGGCCGCCTACGCCAAGCTCACCGACACGATCGCCGGCTGA
- a CDS encoding primary-amine oxidase: protein MSITDIETVAAYAAPPAPQHPLSSLTSAEISAVRSVVLGLPQTTDAVRFAYVGLEEPVKAAVLAWEQGGALPERRARVQLLDMATTRSSDLVISIDSGAVLSETVLDGSNGQLPILDAEFEEVGIIANEDPRWVAALAARGLAPADVVLVPLSAGHYGRPDEEGRRILRTFAFQQLNSSDHPWAHPVDGLTAYIDVAARAIIEIVDTPGFEVPATSGNFDDPELQGPPLEGLKPIVITQPEGASFRVDGEHVTWGEWDLRIGFDTREGLILRQLSFAGRPVMYRGSISEMVVPYADPSPNRFWQNYFDTGEYLFGRYTNELELGCDCVGEIRYFDAILADELGLPRTVRNGVCMHEEDFGSLWKHTDIFTGSSEVRRARRLVISFFTTVGNYDYGFYWYLYLDGTIECEAKLTGILFTSAFPGDATDGTPYPYASQVAPGLGAPYHQHLFSARLDMTVDGTANVVNEIDAVRLPVSAENPYGNAFTKRVTPITSEKVSGRVADGAVNRVWQVASTEKTTSLGQPTSYVLFPTETPTLMADASASVTARAAFATKNLFVTKYDPAERYAAGDFVNQHPGGGGIPEFIAGDEPLVGEDVVLWHTFGLTHFPRNEDWPVMPMDYARFTLKPYNFFERNPVLNVPAPESAHCAPTPGQHHHGSHGHHH from the coding sequence ATGAGCATCACCGACATCGAGACCGTCGCCGCCTACGCGGCACCGCCCGCCCCGCAGCATCCCCTCTCGTCGCTGACGTCCGCCGAGATCTCGGCCGTGCGCTCCGTCGTGCTGGGCCTTCCGCAGACGACCGACGCCGTCCGCTTCGCGTACGTCGGACTCGAGGAGCCCGTCAAGGCGGCGGTGCTCGCGTGGGAGCAGGGCGGAGCGCTCCCCGAACGCAGGGCGCGCGTGCAGCTGCTCGACATGGCGACCACGCGATCGAGCGACCTCGTGATCTCGATCGACTCGGGTGCAGTGCTGAGCGAGACCGTCCTCGACGGCTCGAACGGCCAGCTGCCCATCCTCGACGCCGAGTTCGAGGAGGTTGGCATCATCGCGAACGAGGACCCGCGGTGGGTCGCGGCTCTCGCGGCGCGCGGGCTCGCACCGGCCGACGTGGTGCTCGTGCCGCTCTCGGCGGGACACTACGGCCGCCCCGACGAGGAGGGGCGGCGCATCCTGCGCACCTTCGCCTTCCAGCAGCTGAACTCGAGCGACCACCCGTGGGCCCACCCGGTCGACGGGCTCACCGCCTACATCGACGTCGCGGCCCGCGCGATCATCGAGATCGTCGACACTCCGGGCTTCGAGGTGCCGGCGACGAGCGGCAACTTCGACGATCCCGAGCTGCAGGGCCCGCCCCTCGAAGGACTGAAGCCCATCGTCATCACGCAGCCCGAGGGGGCGAGCTTCCGCGTCGACGGCGAGCACGTCACGTGGGGCGAGTGGGACCTGCGGATCGGTTTCGACACGCGGGAGGGCCTCATCCTCCGCCAGCTCTCGTTCGCGGGCCGGCCCGTGATGTACCGGGGTTCGATCAGCGAGATGGTCGTGCCCTACGCCGACCCGTCCCCGAACCGCTTCTGGCAGAACTACTTCGACACCGGCGAGTACCTCTTCGGGCGCTACACGAACGAGCTCGAGCTGGGATGCGACTGCGTGGGTGAGATCCGCTACTTCGACGCGATCCTCGCCGACGAGCTGGGGCTCCCGCGCACGGTCCGCAACGGGGTGTGCATGCACGAGGAGGACTTCGGCTCGCTGTGGAAGCACACCGACATCTTCACGGGATCGAGCGAGGTGCGCCGCGCTCGCCGCCTCGTCATCTCGTTCTTCACGACGGTCGGCAACTACGACTACGGCTTCTACTGGTACCTCTACCTCGACGGCACGATCGAGTGCGAGGCGAAGCTGACGGGCATCCTCTTCACATCCGCGTTCCCCGGCGACGCGACGGACGGCACGCCCTACCCGTACGCGTCCCAGGTGGCGCCGGGGCTCGGTGCGCCCTATCACCAGCACCTCTTCTCGGCCCGGCTCGACATGACGGTCGACGGCACCGCGAATGTCGTCAACGAGATCGACGCCGTCCGTCTCCCCGTCTCCGCCGAGAACCCCTACGGCAACGCGTTCACCAAGCGCGTCACCCCCATCACCTCCGAGAAGGTGTCGGGCCGCGTGGCCGATGGTGCCGTCAACCGCGTGTGGCAGGTGGCATCCACCGAGAAGACGACATCGCTCGGTCAGCCCACGTCGTACGTGCTGTTCCCCACCGAGACGCCCACGCTCATGGCGGACGCCTCGGCGTCGGTCACCGCGCGTGCCGCCTTCGCCACGAAGAACCTCTTCGTCACGAAGTACGACCCGGCGGAGCGCTATGCGGCGGGAGACTTCGTCAACCAGCACCCGGGCGGAGGCGGCATCCCGGAGTTCATCGCGGGCGACGAGCCCCTCGTCGGGGAGGACGTCGTGCTGTGGCACACGTTCGGCCTCACGCACTTCCCGCGCAACGAGGACTGGCCGGTCATGCCGATGGACTACGCCCGATTCACCCTGAAGCCGTACAACTTCTTCGAGCGCAACCCCGTCCTCAACGTGCCCGCGCCGGAGTCCGCGCACTGTGCCCCGACCCCGGGCCAGCACCACCACGGCTCGCACGGCCACCACCATTGA